The Flavobacterium sp. 20NA77.7 genome includes the window ATCATACAAAACAACGTAAAGAGAATAAAAAGCGCTTAACCAAAACCCCTAAATCAACTAATTTGTAATTAACAAAAAATGTAAATTACTGTATTTCAATAGGTTTCAATATATTTTAATGTAAATCATTACAAATCAATATGTAACTATTTGCATTTCTTTCCAATATAAAATTAACTTTTTGTGTGCCCTTTTTTTATATCCATTATTCTATTATGATTTATGGAGTTACCAATTCTGCTAATTTAGAAGCAATTTCTTCGATGGTATCATAAATTGTACTTATCCCACTTCTCGAACCAAGTAAGGGACCAACTTCTCTTAACGCTTCAAAAGTTGTGTTGTGAACAATAGGAACTAACAAATCATGAGCTAAAAGAGCAGAAAGTTCTTTATCGGTTATTCCTTCATTTTGTAAACGGTTAATAAATTTTGGAGTCTACTAGGCGATGAAGTACGACAAATATTTAATAAAAAATCTATTTTAAAAAATTTGAATTTATTTGTTTAATTTTAACTTCTAAAATTTGAATAGATTTGTTTATTTTATTGCTTAAAAACAAGAAAACAAGTGCAACAATAACGCCTGAAGCAACAAAAAAAATTAACCAAAAATTTGAAAATTCAGAATTACTTTTGTTTTCCAAATTAGTATAATTTTCTGCCAATAAATTTTCAATGGAAGCACGTTCATTTTCTTTTAACTTTGTTTGTGTTTGTATTAATTTTAATTGATACGATTGATATTTTTCAGTATTGTTAAGCGCTAGATAATTTTCTGACAATCCCTTATATATTTCTTCGTTTAAGACTAAATCATTTACTTTGTTTGCAATCCTATATGCATGATTTAATTCGGTAATTGCAGCTTCATATTTTCCATATAATTTGTATATTTGTGCAATTCCTTTTAATGCAAAAGCTTCTAAGCTCTTTGCATTTACTTTTTTGGCAAAATATAATGCTTCTTTAAAACTTTGCTCTGCAAGTTTGTTTTGTCCATTTAAAATATAACAGTTTCCTTTATTGTATTTTGCGATACTAATTCTTGATGCATTTTCAAGCGCTTTGTTATTTAGACTTAATTCTTTAATTCCTTTGTCAAAAAAACTAATCGCTATGTCACAATTTAATTTTTCTTTATAAATAAAACCTCTTACAATATAATTTACACCTAAAAAACTATTAACGGAATCTGGAATGGGGTATTCTAAACACATTTTTTCAGCACGATCTAAATAAGTTATAGCGCTTTCATAAATATTGAGTTGATGATATTGGATGCCAGCTTTTGTGTCTATAGAAATTTTTAATAATTTGTTTTCTGATTTTGGCAATAATTCTAAAGCTTTAATTAAAAATTTAAGAGATTTTTGATAATTTCGTTTTGATGAATATCCATCAGAAATTAATTTATAAGCTCTGATTTTTAAATCGGTATTGTTTCCAGACAATTGAATAATCTTTAATCCAGTAGCTATAACTTTGTCTGGATTTTCATACATTTCCATGTTGGAATTTTTTATTAATTGTTCTATTTTTTTTTGATTTTGAGCAACGATAGTAAAACAATTATAGAGAAATAATAAAACGATTAAAAGGTGTGTTTTTTTATTCATTTTCAGGAGATGTTATGAAGGTATCATTTGTTTCGTTTTTAAGCAATTCAATAAACTTTATAGGAGAAATTCCAATAGTTGATTTAAAAACAGTAGCAAAGCTACTATGAGAAGAAAAACCAGATATTTCAGCCAAATAGCTTATTTTATAATTACAAAAATTAGGTTCTTTTTTTAACTTATCTACAATAAAATTAATTCGCAAATTATTGATATAAGTATTAAAATTTATATTGTAGTGTTTGTTTATAATCTCTGATAGATATTTAGTGTTGGTTTCAAATTGACCCGCTAATACGGCAAGCGAAATATCTTTATTTGTAAATTTTTTTGTTGTTTCAAATTTTTTGAGTTTGTTTAAAATAAGTTGTTCGGTTTCAGCACGAATTGCATTTTTTTTATTTATAGTATCAAATTCTTCAGGAATACTTAATATTGAATGATTTGAAAAGTCTAAGTATCTAAAAATTTCTTCAAGACGTTTTTTATATAAAAATTTCTTGTATGTAAATAAACCAAAAATAAAAAAAGACAGTATAAAAATGCCTATACTAAAGTAAAGTTTAAAATTATACTCTTTTTTCTTTAAACTATAGTCATTAATGTATTCGGAATTAATCAAATTGTATACTGTATTTATAGCTTCTTTTTCTTCTTTTTCAATTTCGTTTTGTATGGTTAGAAGTTTTGTGTTTAGTAACTTATAATCTTGTCTTTTATTTAGAGCTAAATAACTCAATGCTAAAGTTTCGGTGTTGTTTTCTAATAGATAATTATTATCTATTAGAGTTATCAATTTTTTTATTTTTAGTGCATTTTCAATAGCATTAAAATAATCTCTTTGATAAAAATAATGCTTAGCAATCAAATTCCACACCTGTATCTCAAAATAAGCATCTTTTTGATTTATTAATTTTTTTAGTTCATCAATAATGTAGGCATTTGATTCAAATTTTCCAAGATATATATTTATCTCGGACCTTATAAGTAGAAGCCGTTTTTTACTTTCAATATTTTTTTCTAATAAATATTGAATATGTTTTTTTTCTATTATTTTATGTGCTTTTTTGTACTCTTTTTTATGCAATAACAGTTCTAATTCTTGAAATAAAATTTCTGCTTTAATTTCATTAAAGTTATTAATGTTTTTTATTTTTTTTATGTCAATAAGTGCTTTATTTAAATAATTAAAACTCTGTTTGTGTAAATAAATGGATTTTAATAGTGCAGCTTTTTCAATGTTTATTTTCACATTTTGATACACTGATTTTTTATCAACGTAAGCATTTGCAGCAAATAAATAATTAGAAGCATTAGTATAATCGCCTAATAAACTATAGATTTTGTAAACTAATAAATTAAGTTTTATTTTTTCATTATTTGTATTTGCCTCTTTTAGTAGTAGCAATGCTATTTTTAAAGATTCATGTGGCTGAGATATATATTCATTTTGCGCTTTGGAAATTAATAATTGTTGTTTTAGAGTAGTCTGACCACATAATTTATTTTGAGGGAATAAAATTAAACAGACAATAACAAATGCTAACAATTTGTATCTCATAGCCAATAGAAAATTAGACAATATCAGATTTATTTAAATACAAATGTAGCTATTTTAATAAAAATAATATATTTTTAAACTATCGTTTTAAAGAAAAGTGAGCTTTAAATTGTTTTTGTATTTCATTTTCTTTGTATTCTACCGTGAACCAATAATCCGTTGATGGTAAAATTTCCCCATTATATGTTCCATCCCATCCCATTCCGTCTGTAAATAATTGTTTGATCAGCTTACCATATCTGTCAAAGATAAACACTTTAGCATCTGACTGGTTCATGCCAATAATATTCCAGGTATCATTATATCCATCTCCATTTGGAGTAAAATACTTTGGATAATCAATAACTAACAATTCTTGGGTTAGATCTGTACATCCTTCAACATCTACAACAGTTATTGTATGTAAGCCACTACTTACAGCTGTAAAAACATTAGATTGTTGTAATGCCCCCTGATCTAACTGATACATAAAGATTCCATTACCACCTGTAACAGTTACAGTAATAGTTGTATTTTCACTAAAATAATCGCTTTGTGTAGTTGAAAAACTTGTAGCTGGATTAGTAGCTGTAATTGTTGCACTTACGCTTGGAGAAACGCAGTTTGTGGTACTATTTGTAGCCACAACGTTATAAACTCCAACTTGGTCTGCAACATATGTTGCATGGTTTGAATTGGCTATTGGATTGCCTTCAAAAAACCAAAGAAAATTATAATTTGTATTATCTAAACCTGAATCTAGTAGGTAAGTTTGGAATGTATTTCCTGCTGCATCAACACATATTGTTCCATCTTCTAATGTAACTTTAGGTAATGGATTTACATATACTCTTATTGTAATAGGTGTTCCAGAACAATTATTTAAAACAGGAGTTATAGTATAGTCTACATAGCCTCGTATGTCAGTAATTGTTGTTAAAGTTTGTTGAATAGATAATGATGATCCTGTAGAAGTTCCAGCAATAGCGCCTGATACACCAAAAGGAAAAATATCCCAATTAAATATAGTAGAGGAATTATATGCTGAAACACTAATAAATGTAGATTCGCCACTACACAAATCAGGATGTGTAGCGTTGCCAAATAACTCAGGTACTGGATTAATCGTTACAGTTATTCTTTGTGGTACACCTGTACACCCATTCACACTAGGCGTTACTTCGTATATGACAATACCTTGTGATAATCCAGTAGTTGTTAATGTTTGATTAATTGCGTTGCCAGTTCCATTTAATGCACCACTAACCCCAACATTACTGATAACAGACCACGTGTAAACCGTGTTATTGATTGATCCTGAAAACGAAATATTAGTTGTGGATCCAGAACAAATTGTTTGAGAACTAGGACTAATCACAACATTTGGAATAGGTTTGACCGTAACAACAACAGTAACAGGTGTTCCAACACATCCATTTGCTTCCGCAACAATTACATAAGTCACATGACCATTTGATATTTGACTTGGATTTAAAATCAATGTTTGATTGATATTTGTAGCACCAAAACCTGTAATAGAATCAGATTGTCCAGTAACTGAAGTTGCAGTAGCTGTCCATGAAAAGGTAGTTCCTGGAACATTACTGCTTAAAGAAATATTTGTTGTGCCTCCAGAACAAAAACTTTCAGATGTAATACTAGTTATAACAGTAGGTAATGGATGAATAATTATGGTCATTTGAGTGTTTAATGCGCATTGTCCTGGATTTGGAGTAAATTCATAGGTTGCATTGTTTGTCGTACTTGAAATTAATTGCCAAACCCCCACAATGCCATTAGTTGAAATTGTAGGAATATTAATTGTTGAACCTTGACAAACAGGAGCAACTTGTGCAAATAAAGGTAATATCCCATCTGTTACCTCTATAGTTCCTGTAGCAGCTATAGAACCACAACCACCTATAATAGGAATATTATAAGTATATATTCCTGTTGTGTTTGCTGTACCATTAATAGAAATAACATTTGCAGACCATGTGGCATAAATACCTGGTGGCAGGCCTAATGCTGTTCCAATTCCAGACGCTCCAATTGTATTATGTGTGATAGTTGGTAAAGTAGAATTGACACAAATAATTGGCATGCTTGATGCTTGTGAAACTATGTTTTCTGGATTTACTATAATAGTACCTATTGCATTAATATTACCACATCCTCCTGTCAAAGGAATTGAGTAGGAAAATATTCCTGTTGTGGTAGGTATACCACTAATTGAAATAGTATTTGCTGCCCAAATAGCCGTAATCCCAGGTGGTAAACCTAAAGCAATCCCGATACCTGTAGCTCCAGTTGTGTTATGTGTAATAACTGTTAACGGATTATTTATACATACTGTTGATGACGACGATGGAGCTGAAACAGAATTTACTTCATTTACTACAATTATTCCTGAAGCCGTAACTGCTCCACAACCACCTGTTAGTTCAATATTATAGTTATAGACGCCAGAAACTGTTGGTGTTCCAGTAATAGTTATAGTATTGGCTGACCAAGTGGCGGTTATTCCAGAAGGTAAGTTTGTTATAGTTCCAATGCCAGTAGCACCAGTTGTAGTATGCGTAATAGTTGATAATGGACTATTGATGCAAAGTGTTGGAGTTGCTGATGCATTTGTAACTGTATTTACTGGAATTACGGTTATTGTACCTGTTGCATTAATACTTCCACAATTTCCTAATATGGGAATTGAATAATTAAAAATTCCAATTTCTGTAGGAGTGCCACTAATTGTAATATTATTTCCAATCCAAGATGCGATTACTCCAGAGGGTAAGTTTATTGGTGCTCCAATTCCTGTAGCACCTGTAGTGCTATGAGTAATAGAAGGGAGTACTGTATTAATACAAAGAGTAGGGGAAGCAGAAGCAAAAGAGACACTGTTATTTGGCTCTACTATTATTGTTCCAGTTGCATTTATATTTCCGCAACCTCCTGTAAGTGGAATTGTATAATTAAACGTTCCAGATGTTGTAGGTGTGCCACTAATGATTACAGTATTTGTTGACCAGTTTGCG containing:
- a CDS encoding T9SS type B sorting domain-containing protein; the encoded protein is MNPLKLIHFLFLISFISVAQTPNDCVNAITICGNGTFTSNATGIGSIQEVSGCSGFEHNSIWLKINIINAGTLGFNLLPLNTDINVDYDFWVYGANRSCTNLGSPIRCCTTNPLLAGLTSNATGMIGTTVTTTSGPGANGNGFVRWLNVLPGEFYYIAIDRPVGYGGFQLQWTGSAMDNGGAFPSSPTANSLGEIRACSVTPNVGIFDLNNLKSQINSDLINNSVSFYLTNANAIDGISPLPNIYGNTSNPQTIFARVKNNVSGCFSITSFQLKVYEVPNATINTTTPTICSSENGIISITGTPNSIVEYNINNGTIQTVTLDNSGAATITNPLTITSTFTLTKVKIVDTSNVTLCSRNLNNIVTISIAPNNNASAPSATPSLCINNALVPIIHTTTGATGIGVPINLPTGVTANWSTNTVIISGTPTTSGTFNYTIPLTGGCGNINATGTIIVEPNNSVSFASASPTLCINTVLPSITHSTTGATGIGAPINLPSGVIASWIGNNITISGTPTEIGIFNYSIPILGNCGSINATGTITVIPVNTVTNASATPTLCINSPLSTITHTTTGATGIGTITNLPSGITATWSANTITITGTPTVSGVYNYNIELTGGCGAVTASGIIVVNEVNSVSAPSSSSTVCINNPLTVITHNTTGATGIGIALGLPPGITAIWAANTISISGIPTTTGIFSYSIPLTGGCGNINAIGTIIVNPENIVSQASSMPIICVNSTLPTITHNTIGASGIGTALGLPPGIYATWSANVISINGTANTTGIYTYNIPIIGGCGSIAATGTIEVTDGILPLFAQVAPVCQGSTINIPTISTNGIVGVWQLISSTTNNATYEFTPNPGQCALNTQMTIIIHPLPTVITSITSESFCSGGTTNISLSSNVPGTTFSWTATATSVTGQSDSITGFGATNINQTLILNPSQISNGHVTYVIVAEANGCVGTPVTVVVTVKPIPNVVISPSSQTICSGSTTNISFSGSINNTVYTWSVISNVGVSGALNGTGNAINQTLTTTGLSQGIVIYEVTPSVNGCTGVPQRITVTINPVPELFGNATHPDLCSGESTFISVSAYNSSTIFNWDIFPFGVSGAIAGTSTGSSLSIQQTLTTITDIRGYVDYTITPVLNNCSGTPITIRVYVNPLPKVTLEDGTICVDAAGNTFQTYLLDSGLDNTNYNFLWFFEGNPIANSNHATYVADQVGVYNVVATNSTTNCVSPSVSATITATNPATSFSTTQSDYFSENTTITVTVTGGNGIFMYQLDQGALQQSNVFTAVSSGLHTITVVDVEGCTDLTQELLVIDYPKYFTPNGDGYNDTWNIIGMNQSDAKVFIFDRYGKLIKQLFTDGMGWDGTYNGEILPSTDYWFTVEYKENEIQKQFKAHFSLKR
- a CDS encoding tetratricopeptide repeat protein, yielding MEMYENPDKVIATGLKIIQLSGNNTDLKIRAYKLISDGYSSKRNYQKSLKFLIKALELLPKSENKLLKISIDTKAGIQYHQLNIYESAITYLDRAEKMCLEYPIPDSVNSFLGVNYIVRGFIYKEKLNCDIAISFFDKGIKELSLNNKALENASRISIAKYNKGNCYILNGQNKLAEQSFKEALYFAKKVNAKSLEAFALKGIAQIYKLYGKYEAAITELNHAYRIANKVNDLVLNEEIYKGLSENYLALNNTEKYQSYQLKLIQTQTKLKENERASIENLLAENYTNLENKSNSEFSNFWLIFFVASGVIVALVFLFLSNKINKSIQILEVKIKQINSNFLK
- a CDS encoding helix-turn-helix domain-containing protein, producing the protein MRYKLLAFVIVCLILFPQNKLCGQTTLKQQLLISKAQNEYISQPHESLKIALLLLKEANTNNEKIKLNLLVYKIYSLLGDYTNASNYLFAANAYVDKKSVYQNVKINIEKAALLKSIYLHKQSFNYLNKALIDIKKIKNINNFNEIKAEILFQELELLLHKKEYKKAHKIIEKKHIQYLLEKNIESKKRLLLIRSEINIYLGKFESNAYIIDELKKLINQKDAYFEIQVWNLIAKHYFYQRDYFNAIENALKIKKLITLIDNNYLLENNTETLALSYLALNKRQDYKLLNTKLLTIQNEIEKEEKEAINTVYNLINSEYINDYSLKKKEYNFKLYFSIGIFILSFFIFGLFTYKKFLYKKRLEEIFRYLDFSNHSILSIPEEFDTINKKNAIRAETEQLILNKLKKFETTKKFTNKDISLAVLAGQFETNTKYLSEIINKHYNINFNTYINNLRINFIVDKLKKEPNFCNYKISYLAEISGFSSHSSFATVFKSTIGISPIKFIELLKNETNDTFITSPENE